CACCGATGGCGCATTGCTCGATGATGCCATCGATGCAATTGCTGCCCATGATGGGGCAACGCTGTTTAAAACTATTGATCGAGTTATTGAATCTGGCCATGATCCACGTCGCTTTACAAGTGACATGTTGGAGCGTATTCGAGACCTAATGATTGTTGATGCTCTTAAAGATTCAGGAAGCAATGCAATCCTGCGCGATATTCCAGATGATCAAATGGAGAGAATGCGCAATCAAGCTAACCGAATTGGAACAGCTAATCTTTCACGGGCTGCAGATATTGCTGCCGAAGGTTTAACGCAGATGCGCGGTGCCACAGCACCACGTTTAATGCTGGAACTGATCTGCGGACGCATACTTTTGCCTATTGGTGACAATGGTGAATCAGGAATGCTTTCACGTATTGAGCGATTAGAGCGCGCGGAAAACATTGCACCGATGACAACACCAGCTCCAGCAAAATCTGTTGAGAAAAAAGAAGCACCTGCTGCGCCAGTAAAGGCTGAAGCTGCGCCAGCAGAAGTGAAGGTAGAAGCACCAGCAGCTAAGGTAACGAGCGCCCCTGGGGCCTTTGATATTGCAGCCCTACGTCGTGCTTGGCCAGATGTAATTGAAGATGTGAAGAAGCGCCGCAGACTGACATGGTCACTACTTTCTGCTTCCGCACAAGTACTTGCCGTGGATGACAAAGCAATCACAATCGGAATTGTTAACGCAGGAGCCAGAGATTCATTTGTTCGATCAGAATCAGATGAGATTTTGCGCAAGGCATTTGTGGATGTAGTTGGCATTGATCGAAAGATTGAATGTGTTGTGGATCCATCCATTGATACCAATACACCCGCAGCACGTGAGACTCGCACATCAGAGGCTCCTTCAGATAAGAACCTACTTTCAGGGGCGGCACTTCTTGCCCAAGAACTTGGCGCAAAAGTAATTGAGAGTAAATAATTAATGTCAGGTATGTATGAAGGTGCAATTCAAGATCTCATCGATGCGCTAGGTCGTCTGCCAGGAATTGGTCCAAAGTCGGCTCAACGTATTGCTTTTCATATTTTGCAAGCAGATGCTGAGATAGCAACTGCGCTCGTGGACTCCATTCGCACAGTAAAAGAGCGCGTGAAGTTTTGTGTGGAATGTGGAAACGTTTCTGAAGAAGATCAATGCCGCATCTGTCGTGATCCACGCCGTGATAACACGTTGATCTGTGTTGTTGAAGAGAGTAAAGATGTGATTGCAATTGAGCGCACACGAGAATTTCGCGGTAAGTATCACGTTCTGGGTGGTGCAATAAGTCCTATCGATGGAATTGGTCCAGAGCAGCTGCGTATCCGCGAACTCATGGCACGCCTTGCAGATCCTGGAATCGTTGAAGTTATTTTGGCTACCGATCCAAACTTGGAAGGTGAAGCCACAGCTACCTATCTATCGCGCATGATTAAGCCGTTAGAAATAAAGGTCTCTCGGTTAGCGAGTGGTCTGCCAGTAGGTGGGGATCTGGAATATGCCGATGAAGTCACGCTGGGCCGTGCATTTGAAGGCCGCCGCGACGTTTAATCTCGTTATTTGATACGTACTCCATCTCAGTATCTAAGATTTCCCGAAAAACGGTTAGCGCGATTTAAATCTATGCGCCACCATTAACCCATGGGACTCATCGTTCAGAAGTATGGCGGCTCCTCTGTGGCCGATGCCGAGGGCATGAAGCGCGTTGCCAATCGCATTGTGGCAGCCAAGCGTGATGGCAATCAGGTCGTTGTCGTTGTTTCTGCGATGGGCGATACAACCGATGAACTTATTGATTTAGCTAAACAGATCACTCCAATTCCATCAGGGCGAGAACTAGATATGTTGCTTACAGCCGGTGAGCGAATTTCGATGGCTCTTCTTGCAATGGCGATTACAAATTTAGGACATGAAGCCCGTTCATTTACTGGTTCTCAAGCTGGTGTGATTACAACATCTGCACATGGTCGCGCTCGCATTATCGATGTGACACCAGGACGCATTCAAGAAGCGTTGGCAGAAGGTGCGATTGCAATCGTTGCTGGCTTTCAAGGAATTTCACAAGATACAAAAGATGTAACAACACTTGGCCGCGGCGGCAGTGACACAACTGCAGTTGCATTAGCTGCGGCCCTAGAGGCCGATGTTTGCGAGATCTATACAGATGTTGATGGAATCTTTAGTGCTGATCCACGTGTTGTTCCAACAGCGCGAAAGTTAAAGACAGTTACTTATGAAGAAATGTTGGAACTAGCAGCAAGTGGTGCAAAGGTTCTGCACTTGCGCTGCGTTGAGTATGCCCGCCGTTATGACTTACCTATTCACGTACGTTCATCTTTTACAACAAATGAAGGAACATGGGTGGTCAAAGATCATCCACAAGGAGGAGAAATGGAACAAGCAATCATCTCAGGCATCGCCCACGATAAGAGCGAAGCAAAGATCACGATTGTCGGCGTACCGGACCGAACTGGTGTTGCTGCACGTATCTTCCAAGCCATTGCCGATGCTGACATCAACATCGACATGATTGTTCAAAACGTCTCTGCTGCCGCTACAGGCCTCACTGATATTTCATTTACTTTGCCAAAAGATGAAGGCGCAGATGCAACAGCTATTTTGCAAAAGCTTCAAGGTGAAGTTGGTTTTGCATCTATTCAATACGATGATCAAATCGGTAAATTGTCATTAATTGGCGCTGGAATGCGCTCACACCCAGGTATTACAGCAACCTTCTTTGGTGCAATGTCAGAGGCTGGAATCAATATTGAAATGATTTCAACTTCAGAGATTCGTATTTCTATTATCTGCCGCCAAGCAGATCTAGAGCGTGGTGCTAAAGCTGCACACGCAGCCTTTGGTCTTGATGCTGATAGCAATGAAGCCGTTGTATATGGAGGAACTGGCCGATGAGTAAAAAGAAAAGCTCAAAGAAACCATCACTGGCAGTCGTTGGAGCAACTGGCGCTGTTGGCACAGTCATGCTCAGTATCTTGTCGGAGCGCAAAGATGTTTGGGGCGAGATTCGCTTAATTGCATCTGCACGCAGTGCGGGTAAGAAGTTGATGTGTCGCGGTGAAGAGCTAACCGTTGTTGCGCTATCGCCTGAAGCATTCGATGGAATTGATGTTGCGATGTTTGATGTGCCAGATGAAGTTTCAGCACAGTGGGCTCCCATTGCAGTTGAACGCGGAGCAGTTGTAGTAGACAACTCTGCAGCATTTCGCATGGATCCAAAGGTTCCATTGGTTGTTCCAGAAATAAATCCAAAGGATGCCAAGAAGCGTCCTAAGGGAATCATCTCCAATCCAAACTGCACGACTCTTTCAATGATTGTTGCGATGGGTGCACTCAATAAGAAATTTGAATTAAAAGAACTCGTTGTTGCTTCCTACCAGGCAGCTTCAGGTGCTGGTCAACCAGGTATTGATTCATTGCGCGAGCAAATCTCACTCGTGGCAGGAACAAATGCTGGCGAAGTAGCTGGCGATGTTCGTAAATTTGTTAAAGATTTAGGTGCATTCCCAGCTCCACTTGCACTTAACGTAATTCCTTGGGCCGGATCTCTTAAAGAAGATGGTTACACATCTGAAGAGTTAAAGGTGCGCAATGAATCCCGCAAGATTCTTGGAATGCCTAAGTTAAAGGTTTCAACTACTTGTGTGAGAGTCCCAGTTCTAACAACTCACTCATTAGCTGTTCACGCCACATTTAAGAAGGAAGTCACACGCAAAGCCGCGCAAAAGGTTCTTGAAAAAGCTGCTGGAGTGACATTGCTAGATGATCCAGAGAATAAGAAGTTTCCAACACCTAATGATGCAGTCGGAACAGATGCAACATGGGTTGGGCGCGTGCGTCAATCACTCGATGATAAGAAATCTATTGATTTGTTCCTTTGTGGCGACAACCTGCGCAAGGGTGCTGCTCTAAACACCGCGCAGATCGCTGAATTACTAGCAGTAGAGTTCACCGCATGAGTATTAAAGAAACGCTGCAAAAGGATTTAACAGAGGCTATCCGTGGTCGCAATGAAATCACTTCAGGCACTATCCGCATGGTTCTAACGGCAATCACTAATGAAGAAGTGGCCGGCAAAGAAGCACGCGTTCTTAGTGATGAAGAAGTAATCACTGTTCTATCTCGCGAAGCTAAGAAGCGCCGCGAAGCAGCCGAAGCTTTTGAAACTGCTGGTCGTACTGACAAAGCAGCGCTTGAAAAGAGTGAGGGTGAAGTTATTGCAAAGTATCTTCCAGCCCAGCTCAGTGAAGCAGATATTGCAGCAATCATTGCTGAGGCAATTGCATCAACTGGTGCACAGGGCCCAGGCGATATGGGCAAAGTAATGGGAGCAGTAAAGCCAAAAATCGCAGGAAAAGCCGATGGCGGCGTGGTTTCTGCACTAGTGAAAGCAGCGTTAAATAAATGACAAAGTATGAATATGCAACTGTGCCACTACTTTCACATGCAACTAAGCAGATTCTTGATACATGGGGTTCTGATGGTTGGGAACTCGTCCAAGTTGTTCCAGCACCAGGAACTGGCGAGCAGCTAGTTGCTTACATGAAGAGAGTGATCGCATGAATCCAGTAGATGTCCGTGCAAAGCTAAAAGAACTTGGTTTAGAGCTGCCAGTTGCTGCAAAGCCAGTTGCTGCTTATGTTCCAGCGATTCGCACAGGAAATATTGTTTTCACTGCCGGACAACTTCCACTTGTGAACGGTGAAATGGCTGGAGTCGGAAAAGTTGATGGAGAAATAACTCCAGAGCGCGCAAAGGAATTAGCACAGGTGTGTGCACTCAATGCATTAGCTGCAGTTGAAACTGTTGCAGATGTAAACAAGATTACAAAGATTGTTCGAGTTGTTGGCTACGTCAATGGTGTTCCTGGCTATATCAACGCACCAGTGGTTGTTAATGGGGCAAGTGAGCTGTTCTTGGCAATCTGGGGCGATGGTGCAAAGCATGCACGTAGCGCGGTTGGAATTGCAGAATTGCCATTGAATTCACCTGTTGAAATTGAACTCACAGTAGAAATTACAGACTAACTACTTACCGCGCTTAGCTAGGCGTTCAAAATCTGTAATCAAAACTGCACGTCCATCAAGCTTTAACCAGTTACGTCCTGCGAAGTCTGCAAGGGCTTTATTAACTGTTTCGCGAGATGCGCCAACAAGTTGCGCAAGCTCTTCCTGTGTTAAATCATGGTGAACGTATAAACCTTCATCAGTTTTCTTACCAAAGCGCTCACCTAGATCAATTAACGCTTTTGCAACACGTCCTGGAACATCAGAGAAAACAAGATCGCCCACAGCTTCATTTGTGCGACGAAGGCGTTGTGCCAAGCGAGCTAGTAAATGAAGTGCGACATCAGGATTTTCGCGAAGCCAAGGAAGAAGCTTTGCTTGTCCAAGACTTAAAAGTTTTGCATCGGTAACTGCAGTTGCAGTTGATGTGCGTGGGCCTGGATCAAAGAGGCTGAGTTCGCCAAACATTTCGCCAGGTCCAAGAATTGATAGAAGATTTTCACGTCCATCACCACTTGAAGTTCCAAGCTTGAGCTTTCCTTCAACAATTACGTATAGGTGATCACCATCTGCGCCTTCGGCAAATAATACGCTTCCCTTGGATATCTTCACTAAATCCATCTGTGCGCGAAGAGAAGCCGAAGCGGCTTCATCAAGGGCGGTAAAGAGCGGTGCTCTGTGTACGGCATCTAAATCTATGGTCACGGGTAGTACTTTAGCCTCATGCCCGCAGATAGCGAAACCCGAAAAGAGGCTCGGGCTGTGTATCGTATTTTGAGCAAGACATACCCAGAGATCCGCTGTGAACTAGATTTTAAGAATCCACTGGAGTTAATAGTTGCTACCGTCTTGAGCGCACAGTGCACAGATAAGAGAGTTAACACCATTACCCCGGCTCTGTTTAAGAAGTATAAAACTGCAAAAGCATATGCAGGAGCAGATATTCATCAACTCGAAGAACTGGTGTTTCAAACTGGTTTTTATCGTGCAAAGGCCCGTCATATAAAGGGAATTGGTATCAAATTACTCGAGGATTTCAATGGAGAAGTTCCCAGCACTCTTGAAGAGTTAATTACTCTGCCAGGAGTTGGTCGCAAAACTGCAAACGTTGTTTTAGGTCATGCTTTTGATATTCCTGGAATCACAGTTGACACACATTTTGGTCGCTTATCTCGTCGCTTTGGTTGGACTAAAGAGATGGATCCAGTAAAGGTAGAACGCATAGTTGGTGAGTTAATTCCTCAAAAGGAATGGACAAACTTGTCACAGCGAATGATTTGGCATGGTCGACGTATCTGCCATTCACGCAAGCCTGCTTGCGGTGCATGCCCCGTTGCAAAGATGTGCCCAAGTGTTGGTATTGGTGAAATGGATGTTGCCAAGGCAAAGTTGTTAGTTAAGACGGATAAGGACTTTCGATGAAGAGAGTAGCTATTGCAGTTGCAGTGTTACTGCTTGCTGGATGCTCTTCTCCTTCAGAAAAAGTTGCCGGTCAAGTTGTTTCCTGTGAAAGTATTTTAAGTAGCACAACAGAAAACTCACTGGTTCTTAATTGTTTAGATGGTGGTGCTGGTGCCTCAATAGATTCAATCAAGGGTCCAGCAATTATTAATGTGTGGGGATCATGGTGTGGTCCATGTGAAGAGGAGATGCCTATATTGCGATCTTTCTATGAAAAAGCTCAAGGTAAAGTCTTGTTAATAGGTGTTGATGTTGAAGAGGCTTCAATTGAAGATGGCCGTGAGTTTGTAGAAAACAATGGAATTACTTGGCCCAATCTTTTTGATGCAGATGGCAAATCCCGTGCTTACTTTGGAATGGGAGTTCCGGTTACATGGTTTATTGCACCCGATGGAAGCGTGGCCTATAAACATATTGGTGTGCTGAAAAATGAAATTGAATTGATTTCACTTACATCTAAGCACTTAGGCGTGAAGCTTTAATCCTCAGATTTTGCGCTCTGTAAGCCCTCTGAAATCAACTTCATAACATTTGGATCAGCCAATGTTGTGGCATCTCCTACTACTCGGTTTTCAGCGACATCTTTGAGAAGTCTGCGCATGATTTTGCCACTTCGAGTCTTGGGAAGCTCATTCACAATCAAAATCTGACGAGGCTTAGCAATTGCACCAATTTCCTTAGTAACGTGATTACGTAGCGCTTTATTGAGTTCTTCTCCATCGGCATGTTCAATGCCTCCACGCAATATCACGAACGCAACAATTCCTTGGCCCGTCATTGCATCTGCAGCGCCAACAACGGCAGCTTCTGCAACTGCTTCATGCGAAACGAGTGCAGACTCAACTTCAGTAGTTGAAATGCGGTGACCGGAAACATTCATAACATCATCGACTCGGCCTAATAGCCAGATAGCACCGTCATTATCAAGCTTTGCACCGTCACCGGCAAAGTAAATTCCTTCAAAGCGAGACCAATACGTCTCTTTATATCGTTCATTCTCACCCCAAATACCGCGCAGCATTGATGGCCAGGGTTGATCAAGAATTAAGTAACCACCATGTCCTTTACCAACTGGCACTGCATTGTCATCGACTACTTTGGCACTTATTCCAGGAAGGGCAGTCATTGCTGAACCTGGTTTAGTTGCAGTTACTCCAGGCAATGGTGAAATCATGATTGCACCAGTTTCAGTTTGCCACCATGTGTCAACAATTGGACAACGGTTTCCACCAATAACTTCTCGGTACCACATCCACGCTTCAGGATTAATTGGTTCACCAACAGAGCCCAGTAAGCGAAGTGATGAAAGATCATGTGCTTGAGGAAATTCATCGCCCCACTTCATCCATGTGCGAATAAGAGTTGGTGCTGTATACAAAATAGTGACGCCATATTTAGCGATTAATTCAAAGATTCGTCCTTTGTGCGGAGTATCTGGAGTTCCTTCATACATCACTTGTGTTGCACCGTTAATTAGTGGCCCATAAACAATGTATGAATGACCAGTTACCCAGCCAACATCTGCTGTGCACCAATAAACATCGGTTTCAGGTTTAATGTCGAAAACCATTTTGTGGGTGTATGCCACCTGCGTTAGGTAGCCGCCGGTAGTGTGAAAAATACCTTTTGGCTTAGCCGTGGTGCCTGATGTATACAAAATGAAGAGCGGGTGCTCAGAATCAAAGCTTTCTGCCACATGTTCACTTGATTGGCGGCCAACAATTTCATGCCACCAAACATCGCGCTCAGTCCAAGCAGTTTCTTGCTTTGTGCGTTGCACAACTAAAACCTTTTCAACATTATGTTTACCTTTGAGCGCCTCATCAACTGCAGGCTTTAATGCAAAAGCTGCACCTTTTCTAAATCCACCATCGGCAGTAATAACAATTTTTGCATCTGCATCTTGAATACGTGACAACAGCGCATCTGCAGAAAAACCGCCAAAGACAACAGAGTGCGGTGCACCCATGCGTGCACAAGCCAACATTGCAACTGCGGCCTCTGGAATCATTGGCATATAAATTGCGACGCGATCTCCAGCTTTAACTCCAAGTTCAATCAATGCATTAGCTGTTTTCTTAACGTCAGTTAATAACTCGGCATAAGTGATTGTGCGTGTGTCTCCAGGTTCGCCTTCAAAATGAAAAGCAACACGGCTTCCGCGACCTTCACTCACATGTCGGTCAAGTGCATTCACTGAGGCGTTTAATTTTCCACCGATAAACCATTTGGCATACGGTGGTTGCCAATCCAAAGTTTTATTCCAAGGCGTATCCCACTGCAATGACTTTGCTTGTTCATCCCAAAAAGCTAGACGATCTTTTTCAGCACGAGCATAAAGATCAGGCTGCGCATTTGCAGCTGCAGCAAACTGGGCACTTGCAGGAAATGTGCGATCTTCGCTCAATAAGTTTTCTAAGGACTCATGGTCTTGGCTCATAAATAGAGAGATTACCTTTCATAGCCAGTTATCAACAGAGTTTTGGTTGGGGTAGTTCTCACAGTTTTGGGGCATCGAGAATGCCAAACACGAAAGGAGGTCTCACACATGGGAATAACGTCTATCTTCTTGTTGATATTTAAGTTCTTCGGCAATGCCACATTGGTCTCAGCCCTGTTCCGTTTTGCGGGCTCGGTCTTTAAGACCTACATCTAGGTAGGTCAATGAACTAAGCCCCTGGTCCACCCGAGCCAGGGGCTTTTTCGCGCCTCTTTTGTGGGATTCGGGCCAAAGTGAGAGGATTGGCCGTAAGCCTCTAGACGGTTCAAAGATGCACTCGCTTATAGGGATTACACCAAGTAACTAGGAGTCATCGTGCCAATTGCAACCCCAGAAATTTATGCGGATATGTTGGATCGCGCCAAGAAAGGCGCTTTTGCATACCCAGCAATTAACGTTTCATCATCACAAACACTCATCGCTGCTATTCGTGGTTTCGCCGAAGCAGAATCAGATGGAATCATTCAATTTTCGTGGGGCGGGGCTGAATACGCTTCAGGTTCAACAGTTAAGAACATGGTTGATGGCGCAGTTGCTCTTGCTGAGTTCGCACATGTTGTTGCAAAGAACTACAAAGTAAACATTGGTATTCACACAGATCACTGCCCAGCAGAAAAGCTTGATGGCTTCATGCGTCCACTTCTAGCATTTGGTGCAGATCGTCTTAAGTCAGGCAAGGCTCCACTGTTTAACTCGCACATGTGGGATGGCTCTGCAGTTGATATGAAAGAAAACATGCGCATCGCAAAGGAAATGTTGACGATGTCTGTTGCTGCAAAGACAATTCTTGAAATTGAAATCGGTGTTGTTGGCGGAGAAGAAGATGGCATTGAAGCAAAACATGATGCCAAGCTCTACTCAACTCCTGAAGATGCACTACTAACAGTTGAAACTCTTGGAACGGATGTAAATGCACGCTACTTAGTAGCTGCAACATTTGGAAATGTTCACGGCGTATACAAGCCAGGAAACGTTGTTTTGCAACCAAAGATCTTGGCAACACTGCAAGAGGCAGTATCAAAGAAACTAGGTCTTGCCGCTGGAAGTAAGCCAATGGACTTGGTTTTCCACGGTGGTTCTGGCTCACTACTTTCAGAGATCCGCGAATCCCTTGATTACGGCGTTATTAAGATGAATGTTGATACAGATACCCAATACGCCTTTACTCGCCCAGTTGTTGATCACATGCTCAAGAACTACGACGGTGTGTTAAAGATTGACGGCGAAGTTGGTAACAAGAAGGCTTATGACCCACGTGCGTGGGGTAAGGCTGCTGAAGCTGGCATGGCCGCTCGTGTTGCACATGCGTGTGAAGATCTACGTTCGACCGGAACTTCATCACTTAAGTAATTACCCTACGTAATCGGAGAGGCTTTACCAATGCCAGCACTTGTTTTGCTTGGAGCTCAATGGGGCGACGAAGGCAAGGGTAAAGCTACCGATTTACTGGGAGATCGCGTTGATTATGTTGTTCGCTATCAAGGCGGAAACAACGCAGGTCACACAGTTGTAATTGGCGATCAAAAGTATGCACTTCACTTATTACCTTCAGGAATCCTTTCACCGAATGTAATTCCAGTAATTGGTAACGGTGTAGTTATTGATCCAGGTGTTCTACTTCAAGAAATCGCTGGATTAACTGAGCGCGGTATTGATTGCAGCAAGTTGTTAATTTCAACTAATGCGCACTTGATTACTCCTTATCACCGCACCATCGATAAAGTTTCAGAGCGCTTCTTAGGTAAATCAAAGATTGGAACAACTGGTCGCGGAATTGGTCCGGCTTATGCCGACAAGATCAACCGCATTGGAATTCGCGTTCAAGATCTCTTTGATCCATCCATCTTGCGTCAAAAGATTGAAAGTGCGTTGCGCGATAAGAACCAAGTTCTGATTAAGGTTTTCAACCGCAAGAACATTGAAGTAGATGAAGTTCTTGAAGAGTATTTGGCATATGCCGAGATTCTTCGCCCATATGTTGCCGATACTGTTTTGATTCTCAATGAGGCGTTAAAGGCTGGAAAGCGCGTGCTTTTAGAGGGTTCCCAGGGCACCTTGCTAGATGTTGATCATGGTACTTATCCATTCGTAACATCAAGTAATCCAACAGCTGGCGGTGCATGTACTGGCTCTGGAATTGGACCAACAAAGATTGATCGCGTCATTGGAATCATTAAGGCCTACACAACCCGCGTTGGTAGCGGGCCTTTCCCAACTGAGCTCTTTGATGAAGATGGAGAAGCACTGCGACGCATCGGAGGCGAAGTTGGTGTTACTACTGGCCGTGCACGTCGTTGCGGTTGGTTTGATGCACCGATTGCTCGTTATGCAGTGCGCGTTAATGGTTTAACAGATTTCTTCTTAACCAAGTTAGATGTGTTAACTGGTTGGGAAAAGATTCCAGTGTGCGTGGCTTATGAAATTGATGGAAAGCGCGTGGAAGAACTTCCAGCATCCCAAACTGATTTCCACCATGCAAAGCCAATTTACGAATACATGCCAGGTTGGAGTGAAGACATTACTGGTGCTCGCAAACTCAGTGATCTTCCACAAGCTGCGCAAAACTACGTTGCATTCTTGGAGAAAATCTCGGGAGCACCGATGAGTGCCATCGGAGTAGGACCCGGGCGCGATGAAACAATTGTCGTAAAGGATTTCATCTAAGAAATGAAAATCCTCCTAGTCGGAAGCGGCGGTCGTGAACACGCCTTAGGACTAGGACTACACGCAGATCCAGAGTGCACAGAACTACATGCTGCACCAGGTAATCCAGGGATTGCACAGTTTGCAACATGTCATCCATTAGTAATAAGTGATAACCAAGCGATTCTAGATTTGGCACAAAAACTTGATGTCGAATTAGTAGTTATTGGCCCTGAAGTTCCTTTAGTAAACGGTGCTGCAGACCTATTGCGGGCCGCTGGAATATCAGTCTTTGGCCCATCTAAAGCTGCAGCTCAGTTAGAAGGCTCTAAAAACTTTGCAAAAGAGGTGATGGCAGATGCTGGTGTGCCAACTGCCCATAGTTTTACTTGCACAAATCAAGCCGAGATTGAAAAAGCACTCGATACATTTGGTGCGCCATATGTAGTTAAAGATGATGGCTTAGCTGCAGGTAAAGGCGTTGTTGTTACAAGAGATCGCCAAGAAGCCTTAGATCACGCATTATCTTGCAAGCGAGTGGTTATTGAAGAGTTCTTAGATGGTCCAGAAGTTTCACTCTTTGGAATAAGCGATGGCAAAACAGTTATTCCAATGCAACCAGCGCAAGATTTTAAACGCGCACTCAATGGTGATCAGGGACCAAATACTGGGGGAATGGGTGCTTACTCACCACTTCCTTGGGCGCCATCAGACATTATTGAAGATACATACATAAAAGTTCTAGCTCCGATGATTGCTGAAATGGCAGCACGTGGCACACCATTTGTTGGTTTGCTCTATGCAGGTCTTGCATTAACAGATCACGGAACACGAGTGATTGAATTCAATGCGCGCTTTGGAGATCCAGAAACTCAAGTGTTAATTCCCCTTTTGAAAACTCCATTGGCACAACTTCTCTATAAAGCGGCAACGAGAAATCTAGAGGGCGTTACTTTGCAGTGGAGTGATGAATCTGCCGTGACTGTTGTATTAGCAAGCGGTGGATATCCAACATCTCCTGCAGTAG
This DNA window, taken from Candidatus Planktophila vernalis, encodes the following:
- a CDS encoding TlpA disulfide reductase family protein, whose product is MKRVAIAVAVLLLAGCSSPSEKVAGQVVSCESILSSTTENSLVLNCLDGGAGASIDSIKGPAIINVWGSWCGPCEEEMPILRSFYEKAQGKVLLIGVDVEEASIEDGREFVENNGITWPNLFDADGKSRAYFGMGVPVTWFIAPDGSVAYKHIGVLKNEIELISLTSKHLGVKL
- the recR gene encoding recombination mediator RecR — its product is MYEGAIQDLIDALGRLPGIGPKSAQRIAFHILQADAEIATALVDSIRTVKERVKFCVECGNVSEEDQCRICRDPRRDNTLICVVEESKDVIAIERTREFRGKYHVLGGAISPIDGIGPEQLRIRELMARLADPGIVEVILATDPNLEGEATATYLSRMIKPLEIKVSRLASGLPVGGDLEYADEVTLGRAFEGRRDV
- a CDS encoding Crp/Fnr family transcriptional regulator, whose product is MTIDLDAVHRAPLFTALDEAASASLRAQMDLVKISKGSVLFAEGADGDHLYVIVEGKLKLGTSSGDGRENLLSILGPGEMFGELSLFDPGPRTSTATAVTDAKLLSLGQAKLLPWLRENPDVALHLLARLAQRLRRTNEAVGDLVFSDVPGRVAKALIDLGERFGKKTDEGLYVHHDLTQEELAQLVGASRETVNKALADFAGRNWLKLDGRAVLITDFERLAKRGK
- the nth gene encoding endonuclease III, which gives rise to MPADSETRKEARAVYRILSKTYPEIRCELDFKNPLELIVATVLSAQCTDKRVNTITPALFKKYKTAKAYAGADIHQLEELVFQTGFYRAKARHIKGIGIKLLEDFNGEVPSTLEELITLPGVGRKTANVVLGHAFDIPGITVDTHFGRLSRRFGWTKEMDPVKVERIVGELIPQKEWTNLSQRMIWHGRRICHSRKPACGACPVAKMCPSVGIGEMDVAKAKLLVKTDKDFR
- a CDS encoding GatB/YqeY domain-containing protein yields the protein MSIKETLQKDLTEAIRGRNEITSGTIRMVLTAITNEEVAGKEARVLSDEEVITVLSREAKKRREAAEAFETAGRTDKAALEKSEGEVIAKYLPAQLSEADIAAIIAEAIASTGAQGPGDMGKVMGAVKPKIAGKADGGVVSALVKAALNK
- a CDS encoding aspartate-semialdehyde dehydrogenase; translation: MSKKKSSKKPSLAVVGATGAVGTVMLSILSERKDVWGEIRLIASARSAGKKLMCRGEELTVVALSPEAFDGIDVAMFDVPDEVSAQWAPIAVERGAVVVDNSAAFRMDPKVPLVVPEINPKDAKKRPKGIISNPNCTTLSMIVAMGALNKKFELKELVVASYQAASGAGQPGIDSLREQISLVAGTNAGEVAGDVRKFVKDLGAFPAPLALNVIPWAGSLKEDGYTSEELKVRNESRKILGMPKLKVSTTCVRVPVLTTHSLAVHATFKKEVTRKAAQKVLEKAAGVTLLDDPENKKFPTPNDAVGTDATWVGRVRQSLDDKKSIDLFLCGDNLRKGAALNTAQIAELLAVEFTA
- a CDS encoding RidA family protein; the protein is MNPVDVRAKLKELGLELPVAAKPVAAYVPAIRTGNIVFTAGQLPLVNGEMAGVGKVDGEITPERAKELAQVCALNALAAVETVADVNKITKIVRVVGYVNGVPGYINAPVVVNGASELFLAIWGDGAKHARSAVGIAELPLNSPVEIELTVEITD
- a CDS encoding DUF4177 domain-containing protein — its product is MTKYEYATVPLLSHATKQILDTWGSDGWELVQVVPAPGTGEQLVAYMKRVIA
- a CDS encoding DNA polymerase III subunit gamma and tau gives rise to the protein MSLALYRKYRPSVFADVIGQEHVTVPLSNALESGRTHHAYLFSGPRGCGKTSSARIMARSLNCVKGPTPNPCGECQSCNDLVANGPGSLDVIELDAATHGLVDDARDLRDKAFFAPVQSRYKIYIIDEAHQLGPGAANALLKVVEEPPPHVIFIFATTEPEKLIATIRSRTHHYPFRLVPPGILAAHLEKICNHEGVSVAKGVIPLVVRASGGSVRDALSVLGQLLAGAGKDGVSYEIAIQLLGFTDGALLDDAIDAIAAHDGATLFKTIDRVIESGHDPRRFTSDMLERIRDLMIVDALKDSGSNAILRDIPDDQMERMRNQANRIGTANLSRAADIAAEGLTQMRGATAPRLMLELICGRILLPIGDNGESGMLSRIERLERAENIAPMTTPAPAKSVEKKEAPAAPVKAEAAPAEVKVEAPAAKVTSAPGAFDIAALRRAWPDVIEDVKKRRRLTWSLLSASAQVLAVDDKAITIGIVNAGARDSFVRSESDEILRKAFVDVVGIDRKIECVVDPSIDTNTPAARETRTSEAPSDKNLLSGAALLAQELGAKVIESK
- a CDS encoding aspartate kinase, whose product is MGLIVQKYGGSSVADAEGMKRVANRIVAAKRDGNQVVVVVSAMGDTTDELIDLAKQITPIPSGRELDMLLTAGERISMALLAMAITNLGHEARSFTGSQAGVITTSAHGRARIIDVTPGRIQEALAEGAIAIVAGFQGISQDTKDVTTLGRGGSDTTAVALAAALEADVCEIYTDVDGIFSADPRVVPTARKLKTVTYEEMLELAASGAKVLHLRCVEYARRYDLPIHVRSSFTTNEGTWVVKDHPQGGEMEQAIISGIAHDKSEAKITIVGVPDRTGVAARIFQAIADADINIDMIVQNVSAAATGLTDISFTLPKDEGADATAILQKLQGEVGFASIQYDDQIGKLSLIGAGMRSHPGITATFFGAMSEAGINIEMISTSEIRISIICRQADLERGAKAAHAAFGLDADSNEAVVYGGTGR